CATGAAGACCGCGGTGGCGGCGCGCGACCCGTTCCTGAAGCTCTTCGCGGGCGGTGTGTCGTTCGTTCTGGCCCTCCAGGTCTTCGTGATCGTCGGGGGCGTCACGCGTCTCATCCCGCTGACGGGTCTGACGACGCCGTTCCTGTCGCAGGGCGGTTCGTCGCTGATGGCCAACTGGATCCTGATCGCGATCCTGGTGCGGATGAGCCATGACGCGCGCAAGCCCGCCCCGCAGGCGATCCAGGACGAGGGCATGACCCAGATCGTGAGCACGAGGTGAGCCGGGGCCCATGAGCATCGAGCTGGTGGACGCGGGCCGGACGGGGGAGCGCGAAACACTATGAACATGGACAAGCCGGTCCGGCGGGTGGCGATCTTCGCGCTGCTGCTGTTCTTCGCGCTGATGGTCCAGGTGAACTACGTCCAGGGGAGCCAGGCGGAGAACCTGCGCACGGACGCGAACAACAGCCGCCAGTTCACCGAGGTGTTCAACTCGCCGCGCGGGCAGATCTCCGCGGGCGGCGAGGTGCTGGTGACGTCGAAGCCGACGGGCAAGGACAACCCGGCGTACGGCCGCTCCTACAAGGACGGCCCGGTCTTCGCGCCGGTGACGGGCTTCTTCAACGGCGGCGCGACGGGGGTGGAGCGCGCCTACAACTCGCTGCTGAGCGGCAAGGACAAGCGGATCACGCAGCAGCGTTGGTTCGACACGTTCATCGGCAAGCCGGCGGAGGGCGCGAACCTGGAGCTGTCGATCGATCCGGAGGCGCAGCGGGCCGCGTACCAGCTGCTGAAGGCGAAGACCTCGCCGGGCCGCCGCGGCGGCGCGGTGGTGATGGACGTCCGGACGGGCGCCCTGAAGGTGGCGGCGTCGTGGCCGTCGTTCGACCCGAACGAGGTGGCGCCGCAGCAGGGCGAGAAGGGCGCCAAGCGGCTGGAGCAGCTGGATGACGGCGAGGGCGTGGTGAAGCCGCTGGTGGACAACGCGCTGAGCCAGACGTTCCCGCCGGGGTCGTCGTTCAAGGCGGTGACGACCGTGGCCGCGATGCAGGAGCTGGGGATCGAGAGCTCGTCGGTCATCCAGACGGGGCAGCTGATCCTGCCGGAGTCGGGACGGCCGCTGCCGAACTCGCACGACAGCGGGAGCTGCGCGGGGACGGCTCCGCTGCGGGGGGCGTTCGCCGAGTCCTGCAACACCTCGTTCGGGAAGATGGCGCTCGACATGGGCATTCAGCAGCTGTCCGACAGCTCCGGCAAGTTCGGGTTCGGCAAGCGCATCGAGCTGGAGCCGGACATGTACTCGGCGGAGAGCTCGGTCCCGGTGTCGTACACCGGACCGGACGGCAAGACGATCCCGACGGGGCAGGACGGGACGGCGCGGTCCGGCATCGGGCAGGAGAACGTGCGGGCCACCCCGCTGCAGATGGCGATGGTCGCGGCGGGGATCGCCAACAAGGGCAAGATCATGAGCCCGTACGTGGTGGAGAAGGTCCGGGCGAAGGACCAGAGCGAGCTCTACAGCGCGAAGCCGGAGGAGTTCGCCCAGCCGATGACCCGCGGCCAGGCGCAGCAGCTGGAGGACATGATGCGCGCAGTCGTCTCCGAGGGCACCGCGACGAACCTGCGCGGCATGCGGATCGCGGGCAAGACCGGCACGGCGGAGCAGGGTCCGGGGAACCCGAACGCCCGCTGGTTCGTCGGGTTCAGCCCGGTGGACAACCCGCGCTACGCCTTCGCCGTGATGACCGAGGGCCCGGGTTCCGGCGGCGCCGACGCTGGCCCCGTCGCCGGGGCCATCATGGCTAAGGTCTTGCAGAAGTGAGCGGGGGCCTCGTCCTCAACGACCGGTACCGGCTGCTCGAGCGGCTGGCCATCGGCGGGATGGGCGAGGTCTGGCGGGCGTCCGACGAGGCGCTCGGGCGGCAGGTGGCGGTGAAGCTGCTGCGCCTGGAGTTCGGTTCGGACGCGCGGGCGCGGGGGCGGTTCGAGTCGGAGGCGCGGTTCGCGGCGGAACTGCGGCATCCGGGGATCGCGGCGGCGTACGACTTCGGTGAGCAGGACGGCCGCGCGTTCCTGGTGATGGAACTGGTGCCCGGGGAGCCGCTGGACGAGATCCTGGCGCGGGACGGCGGGCTGCCGCTGGAGGCCGTCCTCGACCTGATGGTGCAGACGGCCCGGGCGCTGACCGTCGCGCACGAGGCGGGCGTCGTGCACCGCGACATCAAGCCGGCGAACCTGATGGTGTCGCCGGACGGCACCCTGAAGCTGACGGACTTCGGGATCGCGCGGCGGCTGGCGGCGGCGTCGCAGACCCAGACCGGGATGGTCATGGGGACGGCGCACTACATCTCGCCGGAGCAGGCGCAGGGCCACCGGCTGTCGCCGGCGACGGACCTGTACTCGCTGGGGGTGGTGGCGTACGAGTGCCTGACGGGCGCCCCGCCGTTCGACGGGTCGACGCCGGTGGAGGTGGCGCTCAAGCACGTCCGGGACGCTCCACCCGAGCTGCCGTCGTCGGTGCCGAAGCAGGCCCGCGACCTGATCATGCAGTTGCTGGCGAAGAACGCGGCGGACCGCCCGGCGAACGCGGGCATCGTCGCCGACCGGGCCCTGGCGATCCGCGCGGCCCTCAGCACGGGGCGTCTTCCCCGGGTGAGTTCCGGACGCGTCTCTCCGCACGTCTC
The sequence above is drawn from the Actinomadura hallensis genome and encodes:
- a CDS encoding peptidoglycan D,D-transpeptidase FtsI family protein: MDKPVRRVAIFALLLFFALMVQVNYVQGSQAENLRTDANNSRQFTEVFNSPRGQISAGGEVLVTSKPTGKDNPAYGRSYKDGPVFAPVTGFFNGGATGVERAYNSLLSGKDKRITQQRWFDTFIGKPAEGANLELSIDPEAQRAAYQLLKAKTSPGRRGGAVVMDVRTGALKVAASWPSFDPNEVAPQQGEKGAKRLEQLDDGEGVVKPLVDNALSQTFPPGSSFKAVTTVAAMQELGIESSSVIQTGQLILPESGRPLPNSHDSGSCAGTAPLRGAFAESCNTSFGKMALDMGIQQLSDSSGKFGFGKRIELEPDMYSAESSVPVSYTGPDGKTIPTGQDGTARSGIGQENVRATPLQMAMVAAGIANKGKIMSPYVVEKVRAKDQSELYSAKPEEFAQPMTRGQAQQLEDMMRAVVSEGTATNLRGMRIAGKTGTAEQGPGNPNARWFVGFSPVDNPRYAFAVMTEGPGSGGADAGPVAGAIMAKVLQK
- a CDS encoding serine/threonine-protein kinase; amino-acid sequence: MSGGLVLNDRYRLLERLAIGGMGEVWRASDEALGRQVAVKLLRLEFGSDARARGRFESEARFAAELRHPGIAAAYDFGEQDGRAFLVMELVPGEPLDEILARDGGLPLEAVLDLMVQTARALTVAHEAGVVHRDIKPANLMVSPDGTLKLTDFGIARRLAAASQTQTGMVMGTAHYISPEQAQGHRLSPATDLYSLGVVAYECLTGAPPFDGSTPVEVALKHVRDAPPELPSSVPKQARDLIMQLLAKNAADRPANAGIVADRALAIRAALSTGRLPRVSSGRVSPHVSPGRPPNPKIVPRSTALSGFDGTSGADNLATGSVRGRRRTALAYASAAAALLVFVIVIGSLWRGFAFAGSGQDERGDPPTPPSSLPVGGGPVEEPVVRPSTPAASPTGSPASSTPRPTVMPRGPTRSIRPSTPVTREASPSRKPSRKPPRATPTAPEPTPTPTGSTTTPSTPSPDPSPDESGKLGSEDKV